A segment of the Tissierella sp. genome:
AATTGAATATCTCCTGAAGAAGTATCTATATCTAGTTTTTTACCATCTAGATTTTCTAAATTTAAGCTACCAGAACTAGCCGAAATATTAAAATCTTTTCCGATTAAATCTTTCATATAAATATCTCCAGAAGAATTGGAGGCATTAAAATCACCATTGAATGATTTAGGTACAAATATTTCTAGGACTACATCTGATTCTTCAATTGAATAGCTGTTAGAATTTGATTCCAGCTTGATATTTAGAGTATTAGATCTTTTATCAACTTCTAAGCTAGGCACTACATTAGTCTTCATCTTACCATAATAATGAATACGAACATTATCTCTATCCGCAGAAGTAACCTTAACATCTATGAAAGAAGATGATATAGTTATATTGCTTATTCCAGCTACTTCAGCAAATTTTTCTTCATCAATTGTTTCCCACTTTAAGTCCTTAGAATTTATGCCAAACCAACCCCAATTCCAACCTTTACTAATATTAACTCTAGATTTTCCACTTTCATTTACTTTTATTCCGTTCCAACCAATATCAACTTCATCGTCACCATCAGTTACCTTGATGCCATCCCATCCAATAGATACATTGTCATCTCCGTCTTTAACCTCTATACCATCTGAACCTATTTTTACGATTCCATTTCTAGATTTAACATTTAAGAAATTTCCAGATTTCAAGCTTGTAAAGCTATAATTATCATTATATAACAATGAGAATATACCTAATGCAAAAGAAATTAAAACAACACCTATTAAAACTGGTACTAATCGTCTAAAATTCATCTTATATACCCCCTAATTATTAATTAATTTTATATTCCATTGTACATATTTGACGGCAAGTTTATAGAAGCATTTTGTAAGATAAATAGCTAATATTATTCCCAATGTACCTAATGCTATTAAGCCAACTCCAAAAGCTATGGAAGTAAGGACATGTGGTGATGGTATTGGAGTAAAAAGTACTAGAGGGGAGCCAAAGAAAGCTACAAATCCGCCAATAATTATTGAGATTGATCCTCCATACAATCCAATAAAAAGTCCAACTATTCCTAAAAAAGGACCCAATACTACTATTAAATTAAAGAATAATAAGAATAAAGAAATCAACAATTTCCTAGTATTATCATTATGATTACTATTGCTATAACTATTACTATTACTATTATTATTACTACTACTACTATTACTATTATTACTATTTTCATTATAGCTGGAATTATAATTAGCCTTATAACTATCAGCAACTTCTCTAGGATCTCCTAGCTCCTTAGATATTTCTTCTTCTGACTTACCTTTGGAAATACCTATATCAAAATGTTCTTCGTAATCTGATAAAATATCCATAATATCATATATAGGCAGACCCTGTAAAGATATCTTTAGCAGTTCTATATATTCGCTCCTATTCATGACAATTCCCCCCTTAATATATTATTTACCCCATCAATAAAGCTCTCCCATTCCACTTCTAGCTCTTCATAAACTTCCTCACCACGAGAAGTCAATTTATAGTATTTTCTTGGAGGACCTTCTTGAGATTCTTCCAAATAAGTAGTTACATATCCTTCAGTCCTAAATTTTCTAAGCAAGGGGTATATAGTTCCCTCAGAAATATTAATAAACTTAGAGATATGATCAACTAACTCATAACCATAAAAATCCTTTCTGTCCAGCAAGGAAAGAACGCATAACTCTAGGACACCTTTTTTAAACTGAATATTCATAGCTTTCTCTCCTTATTATTTTATTAAGTACACTATATCATATGCTACCTTTCAATGCAAGGTACTAAAATAAAAAAATAATAGAGAAGAATTAAAAACTTAATTCTTCTCTATGAACTCCTACACTTAATATAATTCCTATACATATTAAATTTGATAACTGGAAGGTTCCACCATGGCTTATAAATGGAAGTGGAATACCCGTTATAGGCATTAAACCTATTGTCATACCGATATTTTCCCATATATGGAATACAAACATGGCAGTGAAACCAACTACCATAAGAGAACCAAATAAATCAGTAGAT
Coding sequences within it:
- a CDS encoding DUF4097 family beta strand repeat-containing protein is translated as MNFRRLVPVLIGVVLISFALGIFSLLYNDNYSFTSLKSGNFLNVKSRNGIVKIGSDGIEVKDGDDNVSIGWDGIKVTDGDDEVDIGWNGIKVNESGKSRVNISKGWNWGWFGINSKDLKWETIDEEKFAEVAGISNITISSSFIDVKVTSADRDNVRIHYYGKMKTNVVPSLEVDKRSNTLNIKLESNSNSYSIEESDVVLEIFVPKSFNGDFNASNSSGDIYMKDLIGKDFNISASSGSLNLENLDGKKLDIDTSSGDIQLSDSIGEIKAKSSSGNQELENVEANQMVITASSGNVSLEDCIGELRINTSSGRVSFNNKRTSGDIVVSTTSGDVSFKFKGEANYSIKGSSSSGRYKSNIDMKIEENEKGRFRATIGSGEKSIDISTSSGDVEFY
- a CDS encoding HAAS signaling domain-containing protein — its product is MNRSEYIELLKISLQGLPIYDIMDILSDYEEHFDIGISKGKSEEEISKELGDPREVADSYKANYNSSYNENSNNSNSSSSNNNSNSNSYSNSNHNDNTRKLLISLFLLFFNLIVVLGPFLGIVGLFIGLYGGSISIIIGGFVAFFGSPLVLFTPIPSPHVLTSIAFGVGLIALGTLGIILAIYLTKCFYKLAVKYVQWNIKLINN
- a CDS encoding PadR family transcriptional regulator, which codes for MNIQFKKGVLELCVLSLLDRKDFYGYELVDHISKFINISEGTIYPLLRKFRTEGYVTTYLEESQEGPPRKYYKLTSRGEEVYEELEVEWESFIDGVNNILRGELS